One Nitrospira sp. DNA segment encodes these proteins:
- a CDS encoding ISNCY family transposase: MVGEDRVLMSGKELRRVHVIRQALEKQITQEKAGELLGLTERQIRRLLRRVEQEGDQGLVHRGRGQPSNRRIPEQRKAKILKLYEERYGDFGPTLATEKLAERHRLEVSAETLRGWLMAKGVTHFRRRKRPHRAWRARKAHVGELVQLDGSHHDWLEGRGPQCVLMAYIDDASSRVFARFYEYEGTIPAMDSFQRYGRRYGLPLALYADKHTTYQSPAEPTVAEQLAGEEPLSQFGRALDELGVELIAAHSPQAKGRVERLFKTFQDRLVKELRLAGIATIEDANRFVEGYLPIYNRRFAVAPAQSADLHRPTPPARELDGSVCLKTTRCVRKDFTIAHERQLYQIHGTIRARHVLVEQWLDGTMRLTHQGRALDFHAIAVRPSAPGVDVNAVRRPRRPVAPKLDHPWRKRLLPKRGEHAAVVGT; the protein is encoded by the coding sequence ATGGTCGGAGAGGACAGAGTACTTATGAGTGGGAAGGAACTGCGGCGGGTCCATGTGATCCGCCAAGCGTTGGAGAAGCAGATCACCCAGGAGAAGGCGGGGGAGCTATTGGGGCTGACGGAGCGTCAGATCCGGCGCCTCCTGCGACGAGTGGAGCAGGAAGGCGACCAGGGGCTCGTCCATCGCGGACGCGGGCAGCCGTCGAACCGGCGGATTCCCGAGCAGAGGAAGGCGAAGATCTTGAAGCTGTACGAAGAGCGGTATGGGGATTTTGGGCCGACGTTGGCGACGGAGAAGCTAGCGGAACGGCACCGACTCGAGGTCAGCGCCGAGACGCTGCGGGGCTGGCTGATGGCGAAGGGGGTGACGCACTTTCGGCGGCGGAAGCGCCCGCATCGGGCCTGGCGGGCGCGGAAGGCGCATGTTGGGGAACTGGTGCAACTGGATGGCTCCCATCATGATTGGTTGGAGGGGCGCGGCCCGCAGTGTGTCCTGATGGCGTACATCGACGATGCGAGCAGTCGCGTGTTTGCCCGGTTCTATGAGTACGAGGGCACGATCCCGGCGATGGACAGCTTTCAGCGCTACGGGCGGCGCTATGGGTTGCCACTGGCGCTCTATGCGGACAAGCATACGACCTACCAGTCGCCGGCTGAGCCCACGGTGGCGGAGCAACTGGCCGGGGAGGAACCTCTGAGTCAGTTCGGACGGGCGCTGGACGAGCTGGGGGTTGAGCTGATCGCGGCGCACTCCCCCCAGGCCAAGGGGAGGGTGGAACGGCTCTTCAAAACCTTTCAAGATCGACTGGTTAAAGAGCTGCGCCTGGCCGGGATCGCGACCATTGAGGACGCCAATCGCTTCGTGGAGGGGTATCTGCCCATCTACAACCGGCGCTTTGCCGTGGCACCGGCGCAGTCCGCCGATCTGCATCGACCGACGCCACCGGCCCGAGAGCTGGACGGGAGCGTGTGTCTCAAGACCACTCGATGTGTGCGCAAGGACTTCACGATTGCGCATGAGAGGCAACTCTATCAAATTCACGGCACGATTCGGGCGCGGCACGTCCTGGTGGAACAATGGCTCGATGGGACGATGCGGCTCACGCACCAGGGGCGGGCGCTCGATTTTCATGCGATCGCGGTGCGGCCCTCGGCCCCCGGAGTGGACGTCAACGCGGTTCGGCGACCCCGGCGCCCGGTCGCGCCGAAGCTGGACCATCCGTGGAGGAAGCGGCTGTTGCCGAAACGAGGAGAACACGCGGCGGTGGTCGGAACATAA
- a CDS encoding nucleotidyltransferase family protein, with the protein MRAISLRGTSRSTTGSRRRLLRHMAVLRRQLPILQTKYHVQTLGVFGSYVRGTSRKGSDLDLLVEFTQTPSLFEFVELEQRLSRLLGVKVDLVMRDTLKPLIGQRILKELVGL; encoded by the coding sequence ATGCGAGCGATCTCCTTGCGGGGCACCTCACGTTCGACCACCGGTTCGAGGCGACGACTGCTGCGGCACATGGCCGTGCTGCGTCGGCAGTTGCCGATCCTCCAGACCAAATATCATGTACAGACGCTTGGTGTATTCGGCTCGTATGTTCGCGGCACTTCTCGGAAGGGAAGCGACCTGGATCTGCTCGTCGAATTCACCCAGACGCCGAGCTTGTTTGAATTCGTAGAGCTAGAGCAGCGGTTGTCGAGATTGCTAGGCGTCAAAGTCGATCTAGTGATGAGAGACACCCTCAAGCCCTTGATCGGCCAACGGATACTCAAAGAGCTTGTGGGCCTGTGA
- a CDS encoding Mrp/NBP35 family ATP-binding protein yields the protein MAPEKDLKAILGKLKYSDDAKVIQQMTEQTEQVRARMAGIKHKLVVMSGKGGVGKSMTTVNLALAFARQGAKVGVLDVDLNGPCVPRMLGLHGQSLTMTPEGAIPPVGPLGVKVASMDFFLDDASPVRWKGPMDVSPVWLGLMEMNVIREFLADALWGELDFLLADLPPGAAADKPPVIAGFIPDLAGAIVVTTPSEVASDVVQKSVTYARDMGIKVLGIVENMSEYRCPSCGELNELFEGNTEAMCEVLDLPLLGRIPFDRTLARTFDKGAPLLDETYPTIQRYQEIAGRIRTLLDYKKVLAEKL from the coding sequence ATGGCGCCTGAGAAGGACCTGAAAGCCATCCTTGGGAAATTGAAATATTCGGACGATGCCAAGGTCATTCAGCAGATGACCGAGCAGACCGAGCAGGTCCGTGCACGGATGGCCGGTATTAAGCACAAGCTCGTGGTCATGAGCGGGAAGGGCGGCGTCGGGAAAAGCATGACCACCGTGAATCTCGCACTGGCCTTCGCCCGTCAAGGCGCCAAAGTGGGGGTGCTCGATGTGGACCTGAACGGTCCTTGTGTGCCGCGCATGTTGGGGCTTCATGGGCAATCATTGACCATGACGCCGGAAGGAGCCATTCCTCCTGTGGGACCTCTCGGGGTAAAGGTCGCTTCAATGGATTTCTTCTTGGACGACGCTTCCCCCGTCCGGTGGAAAGGGCCGATGGATGTCAGCCCGGTCTGGCTCGGTCTTATGGAAATGAACGTCATCCGAGAGTTTCTGGCCGATGCCCTGTGGGGCGAGCTGGATTTTTTGCTCGCTGATTTGCCTCCAGGTGCCGCAGCGGACAAGCCTCCGGTCATCGCGGGGTTCATTCCCGACTTGGCCGGCGCAATTGTGGTGACGACACCCTCAGAGGTCGCCTCCGATGTCGTGCAGAAGTCCGTCACCTATGCGCGCGATATGGGCATCAAGGTGCTCGGGATTGTCGAAAACATGAGCGAATACCGCTGTCCGTCCTGCGGCGAGTTGAATGAATTATTTGAGGGCAATACCGAAGCGATGTGCGAGGTGCTCGATCTCCCACTCCTCGGGCGGATTCCGTTTGATCGCACACTTGCCCGCACGTTCGATAAGGGAGCCCCGTTGCTTGACGAAACCTATCCCACGATTCAACGGTACCAGGAAATTGCCGGTCGCATCAGGACGTTGCTGGACTACAAGAAGGTGTTGGCAGAGAAACTGTGA
- a CDS encoding PCP reductase family protein, with amino-acid sequence MKFVCLNCETYMTFEKVEKPGEGSLGVFFGCPSCGAKFSMITNPGETQMVSSLGVSLGGRTAAAEPFEMTRGRLKDEASADANQMGAYLNEKIQGGQPVAAAASPAKGGEKTSGCPFSAMVAEMGLTAGGKPGNGTSAGSSEFTWTVDAKEKLDRLPAFVKPMVQGSVEAYARKHGFKTITLQVMDDSKNDSPNGMTWSREAEQRLDNIPDFIRPMARKEIERLAKERGMSSITAQVMDEAKDKFMKFM; translated from the coding sequence ATGAAATTTGTTTGCCTCAACTGTGAAACCTACATGACCTTCGAGAAGGTTGAGAAACCAGGCGAAGGATCGCTCGGTGTGTTTTTTGGCTGTCCATCCTGCGGCGCCAAATTCTCCATGATCACCAACCCAGGAGAAACGCAGATGGTCAGCTCGCTCGGTGTGAGCCTCGGCGGACGGACTGCTGCAGCTGAACCCTTCGAGATGACTCGCGGGAGGCTGAAGGATGAGGCATCGGCCGATGCGAACCAGATGGGGGCCTATCTCAACGAGAAGATTCAGGGCGGCCAGCCTGTCGCCGCAGCGGCATCTCCGGCCAAAGGTGGGGAAAAAACGAGCGGCTGTCCGTTCTCGGCGATGGTAGCCGAGATGGGGCTGACGGCCGGCGGCAAGCCGGGGAACGGCACGAGCGCAGGTTCCTCCGAGTTCACCTGGACCGTAGATGCCAAGGAGAAGCTTGACCGGCTTCCCGCCTTCGTGAAACCGATGGTCCAGGGCAGTGTGGAGGCCTATGCGCGCAAGCATGGATTTAAGACCATCACGCTGCAAGTCATGGATGATTCGAAGAACGATTCGCCGAACGGGATGACCTGGTCACGGGAGGCTGAACAACGGCTCGACAATATCCCAGACTTCATCCGTCCCATGGCGCGAAAAGAAATCGAGCGGCTGGCAAAGGAACGAGGGATGTCGTCCATCACCGCGCAGGTGATGGACGAGGCCAAGGACAAGTTCATGAAATTCATGTAG
- a CDS encoding YebC/PmpR family DNA-binding transcriptional regulator: protein MGGHSHWATIKRHKGAQDAKRGKIFTRIIRELTIAARSGGDPDGNPRLRLAIAKAKEANMPGDTMKKAVQRGTGELPGVTYEEFSLEGYGPGGTALLLEITSDNRNRTVAEVRSLLTKNHGNMAEAGAVAWQFHKKGLVAIEKGKVDEDGLLSLALDAGAEDVKVGEKSYEVLTSPQDFEAVKKALVDAKIEATLAEITYLPQNTIRLEEKSAEQMLKLMEVLDEHDDVQKVHANFDIPDEVMEKVAAAAAG from the coding sequence ATGGGTGGACATAGTCACTGGGCTACGATCAAACGGCACAAGGGGGCCCAGGACGCAAAGCGCGGAAAGATCTTCACGCGAATCATCCGGGAGCTTACCATTGCGGCTCGGTCCGGTGGTGACCCCGACGGGAATCCCCGGCTGCGTCTGGCGATTGCCAAGGCCAAGGAAGCCAACATGCCGGGCGACACCATGAAGAAAGCCGTCCAGCGGGGGACCGGTGAACTACCTGGTGTGACCTATGAGGAATTTTCGTTAGAGGGATATGGGCCCGGCGGGACGGCACTCCTGCTGGAAATCACCAGCGACAACCGGAACAGGACAGTGGCGGAGGTTCGGAGTCTTCTGACGAAAAATCACGGAAATATGGCGGAGGCGGGCGCCGTCGCCTGGCAGTTCCATAAGAAGGGGCTCGTCGCGATTGAGAAGGGGAAGGTTGATGAGGATGGGCTTCTTTCGTTGGCTCTCGACGCCGGGGCGGAGGACGTGAAGGTCGGTGAGAAGAGCTATGAGGTGCTCACCAGTCCTCAAGATTTTGAGGCGGTGAAGAAAGCGTTGGTCGATGCCAAGATCGAAGCGACGCTTGCGGAAATTACGTATCTTCCTCAGAATACGATCAGACTGGAAGAGAAGTCTGCTGAGCAAATGCTGAAGTTGATGGAAGTGTTGGACGAGCATGATGATGTCCAGAAGGTCCACGCAAACTTCGATATTCCGGATGAGGTCATGGAGAAAGTCGCTGCAGCTGCGGCGGGATAA
- the ruvA gene encoding Holliday junction branch migration protein RuvA, producing the protein MIAFLTGRLAFKAPTHLTLDVQGVGYEVHIPLSTYYSLPNLDEVTALNIHTHLREDAIQLFGFLSQSEKQSFLLLTSVSGIGPKLALSVLSSLSITDLVHAIQSEDVEKLATVPGIGKKSAGRIALELKDKLDKIQGVRLQTTAPDAPEGDGLYEDAFSALVNLGYRSQDTKEALKRVTKAATGSLTLKELIRKGLMELARG; encoded by the coding sequence ATGATCGCCTTTCTCACGGGGCGGTTGGCATTCAAGGCACCTACCCACCTCACGCTCGATGTGCAGGGGGTCGGGTACGAAGTTCATATTCCACTCAGCACCTATTATTCCCTGCCGAATCTTGACGAAGTCACGGCGCTGAATATTCATACGCATCTCCGCGAAGATGCGATTCAGCTCTTCGGCTTTCTCTCCCAAAGTGAGAAGCAATCGTTCCTGTTGTTGACGAGCGTGTCGGGCATCGGTCCGAAACTTGCCCTCAGTGTGCTTTCGAGTCTGTCGATCACGGATCTTGTTCATGCGATCCAGTCTGAGGATGTCGAAAAGCTTGCGACTGTTCCCGGGATCGGGAAGAAATCGGCGGGGCGTATTGCACTTGAGCTGAAAGACAAGCTGGACAAAATCCAGGGTGTTCGGCTCCAAACCACTGCCCCTGATGCCCCTGAAGGGGATGGCCTGTACGAGGACGCATTCTCTGCTCTGGTAAACTTGGGCTATCGTTCCCAGGATACCAAGGAAGCTTTGAAGCGGGTGACAAAGGCGGCGACAGGGTCATTAACGCTGAAAGAGCTCATCCGCAAAGGGCTTATGGAGCTAGCAAGGGGGTAA
- the ruvB gene encoding Holliday junction branch migration DNA helicase RuvB: MTERFVTNRATDEERGQENVLRPQTLDQYVGQDKMKASLRICIEAAKQREEALDHAIFYGPPGLGKTTIAHIIAKEMGSTLRSTSGLVLAHAGDMAAILTNLQEHDVLFIDEIHRLPASVEEALYPAMEDFQLDLVIGQGPAARTVKLDLPPFTLVGATTRAGSLTSPLRDRFGLVYRLEFYRPTELEAIVTRSAGVLGIGIDRAGAEEISRRARGTPRIVNRLIKRIRDYAQIKADGYITEQVAKEGLAWVGIDEAGFDEMDRKILLTVIEKFHGGPVGVESLAAAVQEDKGTIEDVYEPYLIQAGFLDRTGRGRQVTRLAYDHFKRPSPLLM; this comes from the coding sequence ATGACTGAACGGTTCGTAACCAATCGTGCTACGGACGAAGAGCGGGGTCAGGAGAATGTTCTTCGACCGCAGACGCTCGATCAATACGTCGGCCAAGACAAAATGAAGGCATCGCTTCGAATTTGTATCGAAGCAGCCAAGCAGCGGGAAGAGGCACTCGACCATGCCATCTTCTACGGACCACCCGGTCTCGGGAAGACGACCATCGCCCATATTATCGCTAAGGAAATGGGGTCGACGTTGCGGTCGACGTCAGGGTTGGTCCTAGCCCATGCCGGCGATATGGCGGCGATTCTGACCAATCTTCAGGAACATGATGTGCTCTTTATCGATGAGATTCACCGGCTGCCCGCGTCCGTTGAGGAAGCCCTGTATCCAGCCATGGAGGATTTTCAGTTGGACCTGGTGATCGGACAAGGACCCGCCGCGAGAACGGTCAAGCTTGATTTGCCTCCTTTCACGCTTGTGGGGGCGACGACCAGGGCCGGTTCTCTGACGTCCCCGCTGCGGGATCGATTCGGCTTAGTCTATCGGCTGGAGTTTTATAGGCCGACCGAACTAGAGGCGATTGTGACGCGCTCAGCCGGGGTCTTAGGTATTGGGATTGATCGGGCTGGTGCGGAGGAAATCTCGCGTCGAGCGCGCGGAACACCGCGGATCGTGAACAGGCTGATTAAAAGGATCAGGGACTATGCCCAAATCAAGGCCGATGGGTATATTACCGAACAGGTGGCAAAGGAGGGATTGGCCTGGGTTGGCATCGATGAGGCAGGTTTTGACGAGATGGACCGCAAAATCCTGCTGACCGTCATCGAGAAGTTCCATGGGGGACCCGTCGGTGTGGAGTCCTTGGCTGCCGCAGTCCAGGAGGACAAGGGGACCATCGAGGATGTGTATGAACCCTACCTCATCCAAGCCGGTTTCCTGGATCGTACCGGCCGTGGACGACAAGTAACTCGCTTAGCCTACGATCACTTTAAACGGCCCTCTCCCTTGCTGATGTAA
- the pheA gene encoding prephenate dehydratase, with product MPRDMFEHRKEIDRIDDEIVRLLNERSKSVIEIGKLKKEKDPAANFHTAGREAEITERLTKLNRGPFPSEAIRSVYREIMSASLSLEAPQKVAYLGPRATFTHMACMQKFGSSVQYMAVHSIKEVFSEVERGRANFGVVPIENTTEGVVNHTLDMFIDSNLTIYGEVLQEVSHHLLSKSGLIEDVKKIYSHPHALAQCRNWLETNLPHVPAVEVASTARAAELCIDEPASTAIASELAGQLYGLKVIKARIEDNLNNFTRFLILSQKPSERTGKDKTSLLLSVKDKVGALYDLLRPFASHGINMTKIESRPSQRKVWEYIFFVDVEGHINEERVHRAVEEVKGRCLFMKILGSYPIHN from the coding sequence ATGCCAAGAGATATGTTTGAACATCGCAAAGAGATCGACAGGATCGATGACGAAATCGTTCGGTTGCTCAATGAACGATCGAAGAGCGTCATCGAAATCGGCAAGCTGAAGAAAGAAAAGGATCCAGCAGCCAACTTCCATACTGCGGGCCGAGAAGCTGAAATTACCGAACGATTAACGAAGCTCAACAGGGGCCCGTTTCCTAGCGAGGCCATCCGATCGGTATATCGTGAAATCATGTCGGCTTCCTTGTCGCTGGAGGCGCCGCAGAAGGTCGCGTATCTGGGACCGCGAGCGACCTTTACCCACATGGCTTGCATGCAGAAGTTCGGTTCGTCGGTCCAATATATGGCCGTTCATAGTATTAAAGAGGTGTTCAGCGAGGTTGAGCGCGGTCGAGCCAATTTCGGCGTGGTGCCGATTGAAAACACCACGGAGGGCGTGGTGAATCACACGCTCGACATGTTTATCGATTCCAATTTGACGATCTATGGGGAGGTCCTTCAAGAGGTCTCACATCACCTTCTCTCGAAATCCGGACTCATCGAGGATGTGAAGAAAATCTATTCTCATCCCCATGCCCTTGCACAATGTCGGAATTGGTTGGAGACCAATCTTCCTCATGTGCCGGCGGTTGAAGTGGCAAGTACCGCTCGGGCAGCCGAACTGTGCATCGATGAACCAGCCTCGACTGCAATTGCGTCGGAATTAGCAGGCCAGCTCTACGGCCTCAAAGTCATTAAGGCCCGCATCGAAGATAACCTCAACAACTTTACTCGTTTCCTGATTCTGTCGCAGAAGCCGTCCGAACGAACGGGGAAAGATAAAACGTCGTTATTGTTGTCGGTCAAGGATAAAGTCGGTGCCCTGTATGATCTCCTCCGCCCGTTTGCTTCTCACGGAATCAACATGACCAAGATCGAATCTCGTCCCTCCCAGCGAAAGGTTTGGGAGTATATTTTTTTCGTGGATGTCGAAGGCCATATCAATGAGGAGCGCGTCCATAGAGCGGTGGAGGAAGTAAAGGGACGTTGTCTCTTCATGAAGATTTTGGGTTCCTACCCAATCCATAACTGA
- the hisC gene encoding histidinol-phosphate transaminase, with product MALQVHPDILSLNPYVPGKPIDELQRELGLTRVIKLASNENPLGPSPKALAALSGAQDLLHRYPDGGAYRLRQAIADRWKVAREQVILGNGSDEILGLLARTFLTPGDEAIMADHTFVIYKMEVTAVHGKPVVVPLVDWTHDLESMARAVTPRTRVLFLCNPNNPTGTIVSAEAVDRLMAKLPEDVVVVFDEAYFEYVRSPRFPDAMAYVKQGRNAIVLRTFSKIYGLAGLRVGYGISTLEIIDLLNRVRPPFNANSLAQRAALAALEDDEHVAKSRTVNVAGMEQLERGLGALGITSVPSETNFLYFDAKQSGRPVFEALLREGIIVRHIDGTMLRVTIGQPDENAAFLQALEKVLHGEGEELARTL from the coding sequence ATGGCGCTCCAGGTTCATCCAGATATCCTCTCGCTCAATCCGTACGTCCCAGGTAAACCGATCGATGAACTTCAACGAGAGCTTGGGCTTACCCGGGTCATCAAGCTTGCCTCCAACGAAAATCCACTCGGGCCTTCACCCAAAGCATTGGCAGCGCTGAGTGGTGCGCAGGATCTGCTGCATCGATATCCGGACGGGGGTGCCTATCGACTTCGACAGGCGATCGCCGATCGTTGGAAAGTGGCAAGAGAGCAGGTGATTCTAGGCAACGGGTCCGATGAGATCCTTGGCTTGTTGGCGAGGACGTTCTTGACTCCGGGTGATGAAGCCATCATGGCCGATCACACGTTCGTCATCTATAAAATGGAGGTTACTGCCGTCCATGGAAAGCCGGTGGTCGTGCCTCTTGTCGATTGGACCCATGATCTTGAGTCGATGGCCCGGGCTGTCACGCCACGAACGCGGGTGCTCTTTCTCTGCAATCCAAATAATCCGACCGGGACCATCGTATCCGCAGAAGCGGTCGATCGACTCATGGCAAAATTGCCTGAAGATGTCGTCGTCGTGTTTGACGAAGCGTACTTTGAGTATGTCCGTAGTCCTCGATTTCCCGATGCGATGGCCTACGTGAAACAGGGGCGGAACGCGATCGTGTTAAGAACATTCTCTAAAATCTATGGGTTGGCGGGATTGCGCGTCGGGTATGGCATCAGCACGTTAGAGATCATCGACCTTCTCAATAGAGTTCGCCCTCCGTTCAATGCCAACAGTCTCGCCCAGAGAGCCGCGCTGGCTGCGTTGGAAGATGACGAACATGTGGCCAAGAGCCGGACGGTTAACGTGGCTGGGATGGAACAGCTGGAACGGGGGTTGGGTGCGCTGGGCATCACTTCGGTCCCGAGCGAGACGAATTTTCTCTATTTTGATGCAAAGCAAAGTGGGCGACCGGTGTTTGAAGCATTGCTGCGAGAGGGGATTATTGTGCGCCATATCGATGGAACCATGCTTCGTGTCACCATCGGTCAGCCCGACGAAAATGCCGCCTTTCTCCAAGCCCTCGAGAAAGTCTTGCATGGAGAAGGAGAAGAACTAGCGAGGACATTATGA
- the aroF gene encoding 3-deoxy-7-phosphoheptulonate synthase produces the protein MIIVLKPEASESEVDHIIDRLRDLGLKSQISTGQERTIIGVIGDDRILHNQPLTALPGVESVLPILAPWKLVSREFKKEATIIDVSGVKIGAKKLAIMAGPCAVERLELTVGIAHEVKASGATILRGGAYKPRTSPYSFQGLGREGLDYLVEARKQTGLPVVSEILDTRDIELFLEKADIIQIGARNMQNFELLKEVGAYDKPVLLKRGLSATIKEFLLSAEYIMSRGNQNVMLCERGIRTFETQYRNTLDLAAIPTLKELSHLPVIVDPSHATGKWDLVAPMSKAAVAAGADGLLIEVHSNPECALCDGEESIKPSKFKALMTDLKNIAKAVGREL, from the coding sequence ATGATTATCGTGTTGAAGCCAGAAGCATCGGAAAGCGAAGTTGACCATATTATCGACCGATTGAGAGATCTCGGCTTGAAATCGCAGATCTCCACCGGGCAGGAGCGTACCATTATCGGTGTCATCGGAGACGACCGCATCCTGCACAATCAGCCCTTGACGGCGCTTCCCGGCGTGGAAAGTGTCCTGCCGATCCTTGCGCCCTGGAAACTGGTCAGTCGTGAGTTTAAAAAGGAAGCCACTATCATCGACGTCAGCGGGGTTAAGATCGGGGCCAAAAAACTGGCCATCATGGCGGGACCCTGCGCGGTCGAGCGACTTGAGCTTACGGTGGGGATTGCACATGAAGTGAAGGCTTCCGGAGCCACAATTCTTCGTGGAGGGGCCTATAAGCCCAGAACGTCGCCCTATTCCTTTCAAGGGTTGGGTCGCGAGGGGTTGGATTACTTAGTCGAAGCAAGAAAACAAACCGGGTTGCCGGTCGTCAGTGAGATCTTGGACACGAGGGATATCGAACTCTTTCTCGAAAAGGCGGACATCATTCAGATCGGCGCTCGGAACATGCAGAACTTCGAGCTCCTCAAGGAAGTCGGCGCGTACGACAAGCCGGTACTCCTGAAACGGGGCCTGTCGGCGACGATCAAAGAGTTTCTCCTGTCGGCCGAGTACATCATGTCACGCGGTAACCAGAACGTCATGCTGTGCGAGCGGGGCATTCGCACGTTCGAAACTCAATATCGCAATACACTGGATCTCGCGGCCATTCCCACATTAAAAGAGCTATCGCATCTGCCGGTTATCGTTGACCCCAGCCATGCCACTGGGAAGTGGGATCTCGTCGCTCCGATGTCAAAGGCCGCAGTTGCAGCCGGGGCCGACGGCCTGCTCATCGAAGTTCATTCGAACCCAGAATGCGCACTGTGTGACGGTGAAGAGTCCATCAAGCCCTCAAAGTTCAAAGCCTTGATGACTGATCTCAAAAATATCGCGAAGGCTGTAGGCAGAGAGCTGTAA
- a CDS encoding prephenate dehydrogenase/arogenate dehydrogenase family protein, giving the protein MSVHFKQVAIIGVGLIGGSLGMILRRKALAGRVVGVGRRIENLKTAVALGAIDRYVADPQEGVRGADLVVLATPVDTYERHLHEWAHCLAPGAIVSDVGSVKGTLVERSESALPTSVHFVGAHPIAGKEKTGVAAGSDQLFTGARCILTPTNRTDPTALERIRQLWEQAGSIVLTMDPHLHDQILGAVSHLPHVAAFALMNALAELRDQQVPSLDLAGHSGGGLRDTTRIAASSPEMWRDIFLWNRDNVVAYIDRYAQALEELKQAIKRGDAAAIEKLLERAKDEREKLNSSSPSNS; this is encoded by the coding sequence ATGTCCGTTCATTTCAAGCAGGTTGCCATCATTGGAGTGGGGTTGATCGGGGGATCGCTCGGCATGATCCTTCGGCGAAAAGCCTTGGCAGGTCGCGTTGTCGGCGTCGGACGGCGTATCGAGAATCTCAAGACAGCGGTCGCGCTCGGAGCCATTGATCGGTACGTTGCCGATCCGCAAGAGGGTGTGCGTGGTGCGGATTTGGTGGTCCTTGCGACACCTGTCGATACCTATGAGCGGCACCTCCATGAATGGGCGCACTGTCTGGCTCCTGGTGCGATCGTCAGCGATGTGGGCAGTGTGAAAGGAACCTTGGTCGAACGGTCGGAATCGGCTTTGCCGACAAGCGTGCACTTCGTGGGGGCCCATCCGATCGCAGGAAAGGAAAAAACAGGAGTCGCTGCCGGGTCGGATCAGCTGTTCACGGGCGCGCGCTGCATTCTGACCCCGACGAACCGAACGGATCCCACGGCACTGGAGCGAATCCGGCAACTGTGGGAACAGGCCGGTTCGATTGTCTTAACAATGGATCCTCATCTGCATGACCAAATCCTGGGTGCGGTCAGTCATCTACCCCATGTGGCTGCCTTTGCACTTATGAATGCCCTGGCCGAGCTTCGTGATCAGCAGGTGCCTTCCTTGGACCTTGCCGGCCATTCTGGGGGAGGATTGCGGGATACCACCAGGATCGCCGCGAGTTCTCCTGAAATGTGGCGAGACATTTTCTTGTGGAATCGGGATAATGTAGTGGCTTATATCGACCGGTATGCACAGGCCCTGGAAGAATTGAAGCAAGCGATCAAACGTGGGGATGCAGCCGCAATTGAGAAGTTGCTTGAACGTGCGAAAGATGAGCGTGAAAAATTGAACAGTTCCTCTCCGAGCAACTCATGA